In Bacillus thuringiensis, the DNA window CCAACTTATTCTGCTTATCGATACAATTCACTATACTTAGTTTATCCTCTTACATCACATTATTTATCAGGTATATTTACTTATAACACAGAGGACGCAACAAAAAAATACATCTAGATTTAAAGGAGGTTACAAATATGTTATTACAAGAAATTCTATCGTTCAATGAACAATTTGTAGAAAATAAGGAATACGCTCCTCGTGAAGCGACAAAAATGCCTAAAAAACGTATGGTTGTTGTTTCTTGCATGGATGCTCGTTTAATTGAGCTACTTCCAAAAGCTTTAGATATACACGATGGTGATGCAAAAGTTATCAGAAATGCAGGTGGTAAAATTGCTTCTGCTTTCGATAGTGTTATGCAAAGTGTTGTCGCGTCAGTATACGATTTAAATGCAGATGAAATCTTCCTTATTGGACACCATAGATGTGGTGCGAGCCAAACGAATCCAAAAGGAACACTTCAAAAAATATTAGATCGTGGAGTAGCTTCACCAGAAATTTTATCAGCAATTGAATATGCTGGTGTTGACCTTGAAAAGTGGTTATTTGGATTCGATGATGTTTGCGATTCAACACAAGCTAATGTTGATTTAGTAAGAAATCATCCACTTATTCCAAAAGATGTTCCTGTACATGGTTTAGTTATTGATCCTCATACAGGTAAATTAGATTTAGTAGTCGACGGATATAAAACATTAAATGGTATGGAACATTAATTATTACTTAAATGAAGGGAAGTTATTAGATATGAATAGACAAGAAGCTACGCAAAAAATTATGGAAGCAAAAATTGCAAAAGGGTTAACATGGGAAGAAATTTCAAAAGTAAGCGAAAACTCTGAGACTTGGGTTGTAACAGCATTATTAGGACAAGCTACAATGACACGTCCGGAAGCAGAAAAAATCGGTAAACTATTAGAATTAGATGAAGATGTAGTTCAAGCATTAACAGTAGTTCCACTTCGCGGCCAAGTAATGCAAATGCCTCCTACTGACCCAATCTTATATCGACTATATGAAATGATGTTACAATACGCACCAACTCTTAGAGAATTAATCTTAGAAAAAGCTGGCGAAGGTGTAATGAGTGCAATTAACTTCAATCTAGGTGTGGATACACAAGAAGATCCAAAAGGTGGCGATCCTCGTATCGTGATTACACTTAACGGTAAATTCTTACCATTCCGTACATGGTAATTAATTTTAAATCTATATATATAATTAAAATAATTTTATAGATTTATAAAATCCATCCTTTTTAATCTAACTGTATAGAAAGGATGGATTTTTACTATGAGATTCTTTTTCGACAAAGGAGAATAATATGAACAAAAAATACTTTAATACGAGCTTTAGTATTCTACAGTGGTTTGTGTTTCTATTAGCAAATGCAATTGCATTACCTATCATTATTGGTGGCATATTTCATTTATCAATTGAAGATATCTCAACATTAATGCAGCGAACTTTTTTAGTCGTGGGAGTAAGTTCATTTATACAAGCATGGTTTGGGCATCGCTATCCCATAGCAGATGGTCCAGCAGGTTCATGGGTAAGTATATTTGTCATACTGGGACAAGTAGCTATGCATCAGGGACAAAGTGCAAAAGACGTGTTGCAACTTTTAGAAGGTGGGTTAATTATTGCAGGTATATTACTCTTCGTTCTTGGTATAACAGGGCTTGTTCATCGAATCTTACGTTTATTTACCCCTTTAGTTACAGGAACCTTTCTTTTAATATTATCTCTTCAGCTTAGTGGTGTGTTACTAAAAGGAATGATGGGATTACAAGGACCTGCAATTCATCCTGACTATACAACAGCTACTATTGCTCTCTTTGTTTTTGCCCTTATTACTTTCTTATCAATTAAAGGGAAAGGATGGATGAAAAGTTACGCTGTGTTACTTGCCATTTCATTTGGTTGGCTTTTGTATGCTTTATTAGAAAAATCGCCTCATATGCCTTCACACACACCGTTAGTTAAGTTACCACAGATATTTGCTTGGGGCATGCCTAGATTCGATATTGGAATGACTCTAACTGCAATTTTATTTACATTTCTTTTAGTTGCAAATACGATTGCTGCTATTTCGGCTGTAAAACAAGTGGCTCCATTATCTAAAGAAAATGAAAAGCAAACACTGAACCGTGGTGTATGGGTCGGAGGTATATCACATATTATCTCGTCGTTGTTTTCTACAATTGGAATTGTACCATTACCTGCATCAGTAGGATTTATTCAACTAACAGGACAAAGAAAAGTGAAGTCATTCCTTATAGCAAGTCTCATATTAGCAGGAATTTCTTTTATTCCCTCAATTGTAAGCTTTATATCCTTACTTCCAGGCCCTATTGCTAATGCTGCACTTTTAGCAACATTTGTCCAAGTAATAGGCCTTTCATTTCAATCAATTTTACGTGAAGAATTAAAGCAACGCCGATTAACTATATTAGGAATTACATTATTAATCAGTTTAGGAATAATGTTTCTTCCAGAAAGTGCATTTAGCGGCATTCCTTCTTCCTTACAATATGTGTTAAGTAACGGACTACTCGTAGGTACTATGATCGTTATTTTGCTAGAACAGTCTTGGAAAGAGTAAAATTTGTGACTAAGTAAAAAAGCGCCCTGATTACAGGGCGCTTTTTTATACCTAATGACTAATACTAGCCGTTGGGTATAATGTTGTTCCTCCAATTGAAACTTTTATTTCATTTGTTAATGGAACATTTTGTTCATTAATAATTGTTCTCCACCATTCCCATGCAAGACCAGTACATTCTCTAGCTACGATTTTTATATTTTTTGAATTTGGTGGAAGAGGGATAACTGTAGAGTAATGAGCTGTTTTGTCTCTGCCGCTACCATCCCATGTTTTATGTGTTAGTACTTCTTTCCCATTTTGATCAAATGTGAATTCATCCCAAGATACATCAAATTGAGCAACGTAAGCACCGTAATGATCAAGTGTCATTTTAGCACTTGAATATTCTGTAGTTGTCGTCTCAATATAATCTGTATTGTTATGAACAGCAGCAGTTGCATTATCTTTTAAGAAAGTGCTTGTATATGAAATTGGATATGCTGGATTTTTAAGACTTAATTCAGCATTATCTTTAATGATATTTCGGATTTCATTGAAATCTTTAGTAACAACCTTGTTATGCTCTTTCGCATCTCCGCCTAATACTACAGCAGTAAAGGTACTTTCTTCAAAAATATCTTTATACTGTCCACTCGTTTCGACGCTGTTATTCTTAAGTAAGGCTTTAAAAGCAGCTTGTACATCTTTACTCTTAGATGTTGTTTCTAATTTTACATAAACAGTTCTACCATAAGCTACATTTGAAACCATAACAGGTGGAGCCGAATTACTTACACCTTTACGAGTTAACTCACCAAAAGTAACACTATTATCAAAAAGATCGGATGGATTGTTAGGTAGTTCAGCACTTACGGTATAAAATATTTGCTTATATGCCGCTACCATCACTTTCTTCTCTCCATTTGCAACCGCATTAAAATCGATATTTAGACTGTTATCAAGATATTTAGCGTTAACGTTAAGGGCACTTGCGATTTGTGATTTACTATAAACCATAGATTCTGTATACTGCATTCTTGCAGGTAACGTATGTGTTTTAGAATACTTTTCATTCCAAGTAGATACTAAATCATCTACTGCTCCAGCCACATTACCATATGTCGGATTTTGGACAGTAATTGTATTTTCTTTTCTCATGCCAGGTAAGTCTATACTAATATTCAAAGGCTTTCTCTTAGCCACTAATAAACTCGGTTGATTGTCTGCAAAAGCTTTATTTGCAAGTTGTACCGCTCCTGGATACGTACGATTCACCACAGAATCAATAATCGAAATATCGACTGGTGAAGTTGTAAGTGATTTTTTCTCACGTTCCACTACTACAAATTTACCATTTGAATTGATGCTTTCTTTCGGAACAAAACTCTCTACCTTATCACCATTTACAGCTAAAACCTCTTGATTATTATATTTAAGATTTGCTATACCAGTATCAATGCCACTAGCATTTTTGATTACATCAGTTACATTACCTACTTGTGTTTCTGCGAAGGAAATAGATGAATAATTAATAGTGCATAGACTAACTAATAAACATGCAAGGAACTTTCTTCTTTTAGTGTTTTTCTTAATATTCAGAAAAATCACCCCGTTCTTTTTTTAGTAAGATATGATAATGATTGATAAATGATTGCTAACTAATAAACCTACATAAATGCTTTTAAAAGTTCTTGAATTAACGGGATTACGC includes these proteins:
- a CDS encoding beta-class carbonic anhydrase — translated: MLLQEILSFNEQFVENKEYAPREATKMPKKRMVVVSCMDARLIELLPKALDIHDGDAKVIRNAGGKIASAFDSVMQSVVASVYDLNADEIFLIGHHRCGASQTNPKGTLQKILDRGVASPEILSAIEYAGVDLEKWLFGFDDVCDSTQANVDLVRNHPLIPKDVPVHGLVIDPHTGKLDLVVDGYKTLNGMEH
- the cynS gene encoding cyanase; translation: MNRQEATQKIMEAKIAKGLTWEEISKVSENSETWVVTALLGQATMTRPEAEKIGKLLELDEDVVQALTVVPLRGQVMQMPPTDPILYRLYEMMLQYAPTLRELILEKAGEGVMSAINFNLGVDTQEDPKGGDPRIVITLNGKFLPFRTW
- a CDS encoding purine/pyrimidine permease, which gives rise to MNKKYFNTSFSILQWFVFLLANAIALPIIIGGIFHLSIEDISTLMQRTFLVVGVSSFIQAWFGHRYPIADGPAGSWVSIFVILGQVAMHQGQSAKDVLQLLEGGLIIAGILLFVLGITGLVHRILRLFTPLVTGTFLLILSLQLSGVLLKGMMGLQGPAIHPDYTTATIALFVFALITFLSIKGKGWMKSYAVLLAISFGWLLYALLEKSPHMPSHTPLVKLPQIFAWGMPRFDIGMTLTAILFTFLLVANTIAAISAVKQVAPLSKENEKQTLNRGVWVGGISHIISSLFSTIGIVPLPASVGFIQLTGQRKVKSFLIASLILAGISFIPSIVSFISLLPGPIANAALLATFVQVIGLSFQSILREELKQRRLTILGITLLISLGIMFLPESAFSGIPSSLQYVLSNGLLVGTMIVILLEQSWKE
- the alo gene encoding anthrolysin O/cereolysin O family cholesterol-dependent cytolysin Alo → MIFLNIKKNTKRRKFLACLLVSLCTINYSSISFAETQVGNVTDVIKNASGIDTGIANLKYNNQEVLAVNGDKVESFVPKESINSNGKFVVVEREKKSLTTSPVDISIIDSVVNRTYPGAVQLANKAFADNQPSLLVAKRKPLNISIDLPGMRKENTITVQNPTYGNVAGAVDDLVSTWNEKYSKTHTLPARMQYTESMVYSKSQIASALNVNAKYLDNSLNIDFNAVANGEKKVMVAAYKQIFYTVSAELPNNPSDLFDNSVTFGELTRKGVSNSAPPVMVSNVAYGRTVYVKLETTSKSKDVQAAFKALLKNNSVETSGQYKDIFEESTFTAVVLGGDAKEHNKVVTKDFNEIRNIIKDNAELSLKNPAYPISYTSTFLKDNATAAVHNNTDYIETTTTEYSSAKMTLDHYGAYVAQFDVSWDEFTFDQNGKEVLTHKTWDGSGRDKTAHYSTVIPLPPNSKNIKIVARECTGLAWEWWRTIINEQNVPLTNEIKVSIGGTTLYPTASISH